A window of Eriocheir sinensis breed Jianghai 21 chromosome 39, ASM2467909v1, whole genome shotgun sequence genomic DNA:
CGTGCGAGGCCGAGGGCGGCCTGAGCGTGCCGTTGGCCGCGCTCAAAAAGAAGGACGGCAGCAAGACCGTCCAGCTGCGCTGCAGCTCTGGCAGGAGGACCCTGCTGAAGGCCGCGATGACGCTTGGGAAGTTCATCGACAGCCTCGAGTTCCTGCACTTTTCGCTGCACTGTGACAGCCGAGACTCGAGGGTTGCCTACACCAGCATGCGGTGCAACGGGCACCGCTGCGTTGAGGCGGCACGGCGTACTGAGGCAAATGGCGTGAAAGACGTCAGTGCCCCCACCAAAGCTACGACTACCCCACCAGATGATGCCAGAGAGATCACAAAAGCTTCAGTTATCCCGGCAGGTGATGCCAGACCCATCACCAAAGACTCAGCCACCGAGGAAGGTGATGCCAGACCCATCACCAAAGACTCAGCCACCGAGGAAGGTGATGCCAGACCCATCACCAAAGACTCAGCCACCCAGGAAGGTGATGCCAGACCCATCACCAAAGACTCAGCCACCCAGGAAGGTGATGCCAGACCCATCACCAAAGACTCAGCCACCGAGGAAGGTGATGCCAGACCCATCACCAAAGACTCAGCCACCGAGGAAGGTGATGCCAGACCCATCACCAAAGACTCAGCCACCCAGGAAGGTGATGCCAGACCCATCACCAAAGACTCAGTCACCGAGGCAGGTGATGACAGCCACATCACCATGGCCTCAACCACCGAGGTAGGTGGTGACAGCCACATCACCAAGGCCTCAACCACCGAGGCAGGTGATGACAGCCACATCACCAAGGCCTCAACCACCGAGGCAGGTGGTGACAGCCACATCACCAAGGCCTCAACCACCGAGGCAGGTGATGACAGCAGCATCACCAAGGCCTCAACCACCGAGGCAGGTGATGACAGCAGCATCACCAAGGCCTCAACCACTGAGGCAGGTGATGACAGCCACATCACCAAGGCCTCAACCACTGAGGCAGGTAATGACAGCCACATCACCAAGGCCTCAACCACCGAGGCAGGTGATGACAGCCACATCACCAAGGCCTCAACCACTGAGGCAGGTAATGACAGCCACATCACCAAGGCCTCAACCACCGAGGCAGGTGATGACAGCCACATCACCAAGGCCTCAACCACCGAGGCAGGTGATGAAAGCGCCCCGACCTCTGCCTCAGGTAATAAGGTCAATGGTGTGAAGGAAGCCAGTGTGGTGATGACCCAGGCCTCGAACTGTGAGGTCAATGACGTGAGGGAAACCAGCGGAACGGCCCAAGACTACACCAACCAGTCTCTCCGCCGCCGGAAGGTCAAGAAGCCCAAACGGAGCGCCCGCAGAAGGGATACCGTGATTCCCAGGAGACACGCAGCACCTTGCACATGGACGGACGCATTTGTTGACGTCACAGCGATCTGTGCCGTCGTCGTGTCCGGCGTCCTGGCGTACTACACGTGCTGTTGAGGCGCCGCCACGCCCGCCCGGAGGCCTTGTTGGGCACGGGCAGTGAAACCTTTACGTCTTACTTGAGATGATTCTGGCACGGGCCAttgtctcatctctttctctatccctatCTCCATTACTACTCTTTTTTGCATTCTGTATATTgtcacaatttctctctctctctctctctcgaatcgcAACTGGTGACTTCCAAAGCAAAAAACTTCCTTTacacttctcttctcccttttctttctcctcttcctcctcctcctcctccttttcacattggaaaagagacgactgcggggagacatgatacaagtctgtaagtacctgaacaagctcagcaatgttgatcactccaaactcttcacgttacaaaactaacccgaggacaagaaacaatggaaaacaaTCCAAGCatagcgatgcaataccgacatcggcaggagttatttctcgaatagagtggttcgccactggaacagccttcctgcagaagtagttagcgctgagacaatcaactccttcaagaaacgcattgatcgacaATTTGCTACATCGGGAGagaactgaatgtatccaagcgtaggtacacaagtgctttaatccttccctcaagccactcctgtggctgacggattgattaaatcattgagagcaggcagccttgtaatgagccaacaggctttctgctgcctgctcgtccatgtttcctcttcctcccctccaacaTTCAGTCCCTATCCTGCCCTCCATCACGTGTCGTCCCAAACATTTCCAACTCAGCTTGTATCATATTTCTCATTAACTCGTAACTCTGAAAACATACGGGGCGCCTccctcaatacacacacacacacacactaacataaaccaaaaaacagacaaacagaggcgagcatacacagacacgcagacagacagacaaacaagcaaacagagaAACATACAGATAAAAACAGCGAACGAACGAACATACTATAAGCGCACGACCTAGgacaatgattctctctctctctctctctctctctctctctctctctctctctctctctctctctctctctctctctctctctctctctctctctctctctctctctctctctctctctctctctctcaaagcctcCGCCCCGTCATAACTTTTAATATCACGTGTCTGTAAATGGAGAGGTGAAGGACGCGAGCGGAgagacaagggaggaagaggagggaaggagagaagggagggaagagaaggtggaagtgTGAGAGGTGACAGATGGAGTAAAGTGGAGGAgcagaagagtggaggaaggtgATGAGGAACGCAGAGGTGAGATCATGAAGAAGGTGCATAAGAGAATGGAAGTAAAGTATATTATAAATTGTTGTAAAGTATGTTATAAGTGCAGTTAAGTATATAAAACCGAGAGGAAGACTGAAGGTGTGTAAGAATGAGCGAGAAAccgggaaaaagggagaataaaagagaataatttAGAATAAGAGCATGGGGGAAGTGGAGATGctagataggaagagagggaaaacggAAAGAGAGTGAAATAAAGAGGATGTGAACAGACAGAACGAGAGCATAAAGCTGAATaacacaaagaaaagggaagaatacaTGACAAAATGGAAATGGCGGGAaacaaataagggaaaaaagaactAAAGATGCATGACAAGTATGGAGCGAAGAACAGTgctaaggaggagggaggaggagggaaaggaggaagagagaggacaaggcgaggaataaaaagaggaagaaggaggtagaaggaTGAGGGGGgggtaagaaggggaagggggtaagaaggggagggggataaggagaaggggagggggtaagaaggaggggaggggagtaagaAGGGGAAGGGTATAAGAAGgaggggataaggaagggagggtaaggagggaaagtgggtaaggagggaaggtaagaagggaggggatgaggagaagggaggggtcaggaggaggaggagggaagggtataagaagggagggataaggagaaggaggggtggtaaggaggaaggggaggatgaggagaagggagggtcaggaggagggagtaagaaggggaaggatataagaaggggagggggataaggagaaggggagggggtaagaaggaggggaagtgggtaaggaggggaaaggggtaagaaggggagggggataaggagaaggggaggagataaggagaaggagagggggtacggaggagggggaggggtatcaGGCTTCAGGCGGTGACAGTGTGTGGGACAAAAGACAGCACACAAGAGACGCTGAAGACGGAGAACACACGTCGAGGTGACAATAGACGCGGAGTGCGGACTGAGGAACAGGaggagcgtctctctctctctctctctctctctctctctctctctctctctctctctctctctctctctctctctctctctctctctctcaactccatCCTGcaactttattctttatttcagcacacacacacacacacacacacacacacacacacacacacacacacacacacacacacacacacacacacacggtaatgcTTTTTCCTTTGCGCACTTACAAAAATCAAACATTTCgaggtctttttctttttctttttttacctaaaCGAGCTCGTATCCACCTGCAGAAGACGGTGTTTGATCTGCCACTTTCCTGcaccatcatcacacacacacacacacacacacacacacacacaccagagtgAATAATGGCAGCCGCTTCATCATTATCAGCACCCAACCACTTCCattggcggcacacacacacacatgcacacacgttCGCCCCGCTACTAATGACACGCCGTTACCCGCCGCCAATAAACGAAAGCATTGACGCATTGCTCCCACTTGCTAATTACCGGCTGCATAAAAGGGAACGAGACCAATCAGCGCTGTGGTAATGCTTCTGCGGTAATTGAGAGGAACAGTGGCTCCGCTCATGACCGAAACACCGACCGAACCTCCGAACCACCACCGCGCCGGGCGAATCACTGCCTCTAATAAGTTGCCACACACCGCCACACAGCctcggaaggagagaaaaggaaacgaagagtaGGACAAGTAGCAAATGGAAGAATAGAGGTAAGAATAGAGATGACAAAAGTATAGTGATAATAGAGAAAACAAGGGGATAAAGCTGGATAACAGGGAAACAAGAGCATAATATAGGAAAAGAAGGCgtatagaataagaaaaaaggaacgcGTGTGAGAAAATGGGAACGTCAAAAAACAAAAACCGGAAAAACAAAATTAATAGGAATCGTCTAGACTTCAATAATAACTAACAACCAGGTGGTGGAATCTGACTAACCAGGACTCCCCGTGACCAATGATTACGCAGCTGAAGGTGAAATTTGACCCTTTGTGGCCTAGGGAAGGTTTATGAGGGCGGAGGTGAGGTGGGGTCAGCCGGTTATCGCGGGGGTGAGGGAGATCATGTTAAGCGGGCAGTTTCAAGCGTGTGGGCGGCGCGCGGAGCAACTCAACCCAGCGAGAAGCAAGATTGTATGACGCTACTGtggcgggagagggagggagagagcgggagggggaaggaggaaggagggaggaaaaagggaaggagagggagggagagggagaggttgggaaaggcagggggtgagagggagagaggggaaggagggagggagtggaagggagagggagggggacgggcaaaagaagggaggggaagaggcagagggagggaggaggagaggcaatggaagggagggagagaggaagcaggagagggagaggccggagagagtgggaaagggagaaagagtggggaagaggcggagggagagaaggagagagggggagaaggagggagggtgagaagaggcagaggtagaaggagagaTCGTGGAGGGGGCGGTAGAagcagaggcagaggagaggcgggagagagagagaggggcagcatGCATAGAGTCAAGGTGGGAGGCGTTTCTCATCAAGGCGTGCAAGGTGTGGCGAGGACCTCAGGCAGCCGAGCGAACACTTGTTATGTCGAGGAAATGAAGCTCGTAAAGGCAGCGATTAGAACATCCCTTTGTATCTTATGTGTTTCTCggccgtgttgttgttgttccttcgtGCGGGCCCGTCTGTCTGGTTATTAAAAGCGCCCCACCCACCACCTACAGCAGCAGAAGCCTTCCCTCGCGCCGACCCTGATTTCGGGGTTCGTAAATTCCTTTCATGAGACTTATTTTCCCACCATTGAGGCCCATCCATCTTTGCCGACGCCGCCATAATACACCCGAAGCGGaacctctcccacctcctccctctcctcctcctcctcctcctctcctcctgcggCGTGGTTTACATATACAttgctcttcctccaccaccaccactacccagccTCAACCACACCCAAAGAACCACCAACATTGCTCCTGCCCTCAagcccacacactccctccctccctccttctctccctcctgacgATGCATATTACTCCTTTGCTTGATATTCCTGAGACGTGAATGAGTAGTGGCATATGAGACTGATGATAAGACTGAATACTTGACTTTCCAACACGTAGACATGTAGAGAATATACCACGTGAATGGATTTTGATATATAGACGTTTATTTCTTGCTATTTGTCGGTAATTGACGCGTATGAGACAAAATAAATCCTGCAATACACACTAGAGAAAAGAACAGAACTATACATTTCCACGCCTTGACATATATAGACAAGATACCACTCGAATGAAACTTGATATATAATGGTTCCTTTTTAATATCTTTCAGTAAATCTACGTGCGAGATCAAACAAATCCTACAATAAACATAAGAGAAAACAGCGTCACTAAACCAGGCGggcaaaagggagagagagagagggagactagactAAAACCGTAAAAGGGAAATGTTTAACAAGAGGCGTTTGCACCCCACCCTTTGCATCGGgggcgtctgtgtgtctgtcggtgcgtctgtctgtctgtctgtggccgACTTTGAAGTTATTGCGGCGAGGGGAAGGGCGAGGGGCGAAGGGCGAGGGTTGGGTGGTTGCCTTTCCTTCGCGTTTCGAGCAACTAGGGTTTTAACGAGACCTGTTTCCGCCGCCATTCGGGCTGCTTCGGCCTAGCTATACGTGTGATAATTCGGCTCGTTTTGCCTTTGAACGTtaacattaatctctctctctctctctctctctctctctctctctctctctctctctctctctctctctctctctctctctcttggttgttCGTACATCACCACAACAAGCacgaagcctcctcctcctcctcctccctccagtctCACTCCGCCATGATATATTAGTCTCCATATTTACATTTCCTTCCATAAATCTAAAACCAGACTGCCCGGGAACACGcagtcactacacacacacacacacacactacaagagGGGGACACGATATAAGCCACCacgtccccttcccctcctcttctctctcctcccccacctccgtcccattctctcccctcctcctcctcctcctccctcttccccaacCCCCCTTCAGATACTACACACAAGATGACTGATGTATATTTTCGTCCGGCACTTGGAGGCGTGACAGCTTCATGACAGTAACGATAAACAGCGCCAAGAAATCCCAACAGCCTCTAAAAATAAACTTACGCATCGCCTCGCTTCGTTGTCTTGATGAGTTTGCTTGCATGACTAATTTGAATGGGAtactttttcctttattattacaGGAAAGGCAAGGAGAATTTGAGGTTACCAGAAGAGTTTTGTAATATAGAAGTAAAGAATTCAGTTAAGGTTACCAGGTCAGAGTTTTGTAGTAATGTAAGAGTAAATGATTGAATGAAGGATATCGAATTGGAGTTTTGTAATATTATGAGTAGAGAATTTTAATGAGTTTGCTTGTGTGACTAATTTGAAtggtatactttttttatttattattacaggaaagggaaggagaattagAGGTTACCAGACGACTTTTGTCATATAGAAGTAAAGAATTCAAAAAGGTTACCAGATTAAAGTTTTGTAATATGagtaaataattaaaagaagtagAGAATCAAGGTTACCAGTTTAGAGTTTCgtaataaaagagtaaagaattAAATGAGGTAGAGAATTAAGGTTACCAAATGAGAGTTCCTCGTAAAATAAAAGCAAAGAACTTGTAATAACAATGACGATTTTTTGTAAAGGATATCAGCGAAACATCTCATCAAATCACCAACGCGAAAGAATACGTTAAAAAAAAGACTCAATCCAATTACCGAAATGACGGAAGGCATtgaacgtatttacttcattcagtGCGAAACGTATTCACTCGGATTTATCATTAATTAAGCACTTAACGGATTAGCTCGCATTAGTCCAGGTGAAACATCCGCATTTTAAAGTCATTCTTCCACCCCCGCCACGTGCCACTACTCGGAGATCGGGTTGGGCATCATCATGGTAAATATATATGTTTAAACGAGGCATCTCAAAAAACATATACAACTACACAAATATTTCTGGACATCATCACGGTAGATATATATACATGTTTAAAGAGTTATATCAAGAAACGTTTTAACAtacgacacacaaaaaaaatcctgATAGCACGATAGCTGTACATGATTAAAGGAGGTATTCAAGAAACATACTGGGCATACTACATATTTCCAGACATCATGGCAGCTGTACATATTAAAAGGAGTTATTACAAGACATCATGGCAGACACAAAATTCCTATACTTTAATATATAGTTCAGGTGCATCTAGGTCCCCTtacttaaacaaaaaaaaaaacatctaaaaTCATACTTATAATGATACAATGTGTTTTATTACTTAAATGTAAAATAAGCACTGTCGTTAAGGACGCGAGATGCACCTGCTCGCTTGCTAATTACCCCGACCACTAGCACCCGGCAAAGGACTTATATTAATTATCTTCCCATTAAACACTCcagaaaccaccaccactcatcatcccacccaccccttccccctcacttcaccacaaccaccactcctcAACCCACTCCgctccttcctcaccaccaccaccaacaccactacaagTCACCCTTCACCATACCCAACAATACccactcccccaccaccaccacaagccttAACTATACTTACAGGAGCTGCGCAGGCCGGGTAGTCGGGGGCCGCGGCTTAGCTTCGGTCAGCAGCCAGCAGCCTCGTGGTTCGCGTCACACCGCCGAATTCACACTCCGCGGACACTCACTAAACACAACGCTGCGAACGGTCACCAACACTAACATTAACTAAACATCTACAAAATCAACCCCATATTATACACAGACTCCATAAGATCATAACAACAGAAGGAAATCACAggttatttctccctcctcccctccccaaacAGCCACCATATTGATAATTACAGGTTAAGTATCACATTTCACCTGCTCCCCGTGCGAATTTGGCCCTAATTAACCTCTGACTAAACAAACAGGTAATCAGGAGACACTGCAGATTACTGATAACTAACTATATTCACAAGTTAACAATCAGGTAAAGCACAAAAAGTATACACGATTAAGATGACAACACTCACCTCTCGCCGCCTCCGGACCTGCCGGCTTCTAAGGGACGCCGCCGAGGTGCCCCGGGGCTTCCGACGCCTAGACACCGCCCCATTGACCAATCACAGCTTATTTAACGCTGACCAATGAGTGGCGAGGACATGTCACGAGTAGGAGGCCCGGAAAGGTTCATGTAGCTTCTAACTGAACGAGTCGAGTAAATTAACAGCGAGTCTGCTATATTTGCCATCATTTAAGGAGCTTTACTATGTATGGTCTTACATAAACAGTTGGCCTGACTTGACGCGACCCTTCTAGAGTGAGTAGTTAATAGAAAAGTCACCTAAATTAATCTGCAATAGCAAGTGGAACCACGACTCGCTCAGACTCGAAAGCCGCGACTCATTTCGAATCAACGCAAAAGAATAGACGGAGAGAGTTATGTAAGAGCTATAGTGCCATAAATGGTAAATTGAAGTGATATGAATACTATAATGAACCCGAAAACCTGAATTAAAGCATCTTAAAACAAATGGATCGTACAAATAAAGCGCTTTCATTTCGTCCCCAGCAGCCGTAAGTGGCAatacatccccatcaccacctgtGCAGATGCGACTCTTGCCACCTCCTCCCAGCGACTAATTAAACACAACAAAACTCCTTAACCGGAAAGTTCAGGGAGGATAATGGTGCCCCGACAAGCCGCCCCACCCCCGCGCGTCCCTTCAGGTGGCGGGGCAGAGCAGGACGCCTTGATCTGACCGAAGGAGACGAACACGAAGGGCGTCGCCGAGTACTTGTCGGTCCTGCCCCTCGCTAGAATACgtcacccctccccccactctccctccttccactaccctcccccttactcctcccctatccacctccctcctcgcactgcccctcccccttcccccgctctcctcctacccccttccccttccaccttcctccaaCGCACTTCCCATACTCCACCCCCTCTctgcccttacctccccttccacccccttcccgCTCTGTCTCTGtaccccgcccctcctcctccattgttacATCATTTTACACTCCCTTTTATATCCGCTTCCTTTTTAGATCATCCTCCCTTGTTGAAGCAGAGATGTTGAAGCTGAAGGCATGGACAGGTTAATTGAATGTAGGCGTTGGTCAGGTGGAAAGTCACAGGTttagttagagaaaaaaaaaaaggctccaATCATCTTCACTGAGCATGCGCAAGAAGCCAAGCCGGATACACAAATATACGAACATACACGtgtctatccctctccctctctctctctacacacacacacacacacacacacacacacacacactttgggcgATAAATATTCGGTAAATTTCCCATAAAAAAATCGACTAATGAATTCCTGCATATTAATAAACGCGACACGAAAAAGTACTAATGAATCGCAAGCAAATATTACGGAATAAAATGTTCGATGACTTATTTTAATTAACTCGTAAACGAAATAAAAACGCGATATTTATGGAGCAAGACGCGagttatgatgagagagagagagagagagagagagagagagagagagagagagagagagagagagagagagagagatgctgtatgTGTGAGAGTATGAGAACAGCCACACTATCACCAtcaactccatcatcaccatcaccaccaccatcaccatctgtcAACTCCCAAAGCATTGCAATCACTCTTAGGCTAACGTGATTCATTCTGCGTTcatttttccacacacacacacacacacacacacacacacacacacacacacacacacacacacacacctccctacTCACTCACACGCCcttaaatcataaaaaaaaatactacctcAAATATTCAGAATAGTTAAACCCTCAATACTGCATCACTTACACaaatctttcccttcccacctcttATCAcattatctccccctcctcctcctcctcctaatcctcctcctcctccgcacctgTCTACACCTGTGCGGGGAATAGGATGCTAATTGGAGGAGGGTTCTCTGGGTTGTTCGGCATCCAAACATCTCGTCGCGCGGGTGAATATGCATCAGCACGAGCCCTGCCTGATGAAGTGCCgtctcgtgtgtgcgtgtgtgtgtgtgtgtgtctcccggGCCCGTCCACGCGAGATGCACCTTATCCTGCCTCAACGTCTCTGTAATCCccaatccgtctctctctctgtgcttccCTACACCTTCACCACCTTGCTTTCTTTTTCAATCTACCCTTttccactcctctgtactctaatcaggaacagtaagtagcgggctttttcatt
This region includes:
- the LOC127008871 gene encoding uncharacterized protein LOC127008871 isoform X22, whose amino-acid sequence is MGNKASHEKANVVVSLREDLCRLDTLRVSYRGGGCLRRRRQIASFTFPSTGWWSAEGIAACEAEGGLSVPLAALKKKDGSKTVQLRCSSGRRTLLKAAMTLGKFIDSLEFLHFSLHCDSRDSRVAYTSMRCNGHRCVEAARRTEANGVKDVSAPTKATTTPPDDAREITKASVIPAGDARPITKDSATEEGDARPITKDSATEEGDARPITKDSATQEGDARPITKDSATQEGDARPITKDSATEEGDARPITKDSATEEGDARPITKDSATQEGDARPITKDSVTEAGDDSHITKASTTEAGDDSSITKASTTEAGDDSHITKASTTEAGDDSHITKASTTEAGNDSHITKASTTEAGDDSHITKASTTEAGDESAPTSASGNKVNGVKEASVVMTQASNCEVNDVRETSGTAQDYTNQSLRRRKVKKPKRSARRRDTVIPRRHAAPCTWTDAFVDVTAICAVVVSGVLAYYTCC
- the LOC127008871 gene encoding uncharacterized protein LOC127008871 isoform X37; the protein is MGNKASHEKANVVVSLREDLCRLDTLRVSYRGGGCLRRRRQIASFTFPSTGWWSAEGIAACEAEGGLSVPLAALKKKDGSKTVQLRCSSGRRTLLKAAMTLGKFIDSLEFLHFSLHCDSRDSRVAYTSMRCNGHRCVEAARRTEANGVKDVSAPTKATTTPPDDAREITKASVIPAGDARPITKDSATEEGDARPITKDSATEEGDARPITKDSATQEGDARPITKDSATQEGDARPITKDSATEEGDARPITKDSATEEGDARPITKDSATQEGDARPITKDSVTEAGDDSHITKASTTEAGDDSSITKASTTEAGDDSHITKASTTEAGDDSHITKASTTEAGDESAPTSASGNKVNGVKEASVVMTQASNCEVNDVRETSGTAQDYTNQSLRRRKVKKPKRSARRRDTVIPRRHAAPCTWTDAFVDVTAICAVVVSGVLAYYTCC
- the LOC127008871 gene encoding serine-rich adhesin for platelets-like isoform X26; the protein is MGNKASHEKANVVVSLREDLCRLDTLRVSYRGGGCLRRRRQIASFTFPSTGWWSAEGIAACEAEGGLSVPLAALKKKDGSKTVQLRCSSGRRTLLKAAMTLGKFIDSLEFLHFSLHCDSRDSRVAYTSMRCNGHRCVEAARRTEANGVKDVSAPTKATTTPPDDAREITKASVIPAGDARPITKDSATEEGDARPITKDSATEEGDARPITKDSATQEGDARPITKDSATQEGDARPITKDSATEEGDDSHITMASTTEAGDDSHITKASTTEAGGDSHITKASTTEAGDDSSITKASTTEAGDDSHITKASTTEAGDDSHITKASTTEAGNDSHITKASTTEAGDDSHITKASTTEAGDESAPTSASGNKVNGVKEASVVMTQASNCEVNDVRETSGTAQDYTNQSLRRRKVKKPKRSARRRDTVIPRRHAAPCTWTDAFVDVTAICAVVVSGVLAYYTCC
- the LOC127008871 gene encoding uncharacterized protein LOC127008871 isoform X41, translated to MGNKASHEKANVVVSLREDLCRLDTLRVSYRGGGCLRRRRQIASFTFPSTGWWSAEGIAACEAEGGLSVPLAALKKKDGSKTVQLRCSSGRRTLLKAAMTLGKFIDSLEFLHFSLHCDSRDSRVAYTSMRCNGHRCVEAARRTEANGVKDVSAPTKATTTPPDDAREITKASVIPAGDARPITKDSATEEGDARPITKDSATEEGDARPITKDSATQEGDARPITKDSATQEGDARPITKDSATEEGDDSHITKASTTEAGDDSSITKASTTEAGDDSHITKASTTEAGDDSHITKASTTEAGNDSHITKASTTEAGDDSHITKASTTEAGDESAPTSASGNKVNGVKEASVVMTQASNCEVNDVRETSGTAQDYTNQSLRRRKVKKPKRSARRRDTVIPRRHAAPCTWTDAFVDVTAICAVVVSGVLAYYTCC
- the LOC127008871 gene encoding uncharacterized protein LOC127008871 isoform X38 — encoded protein: MGNKASHEKANVVVSLREDLCRLDTLRVSYRGGGCLRRRRQIASFTFPSTGWWSAEGIAACEAEGGLSVPLAALKKKDGSKTVQLRCSSGRRTLLKAAMTLGKFIDSLEFLHFSLHCDSRDSRVAYTSMRCNGHRCVEAARRTEANGVKDVSAPTKATTTPPDDAREITKASVIPAGDARPITKDSATEEGDARPITKDSATEEGDARPITKDSATEEGDARPITKDSATEEGDDSHITMASTTEAGDDSHITKASTTEAGGDSHITKASTTEAGDDSSITKASTTEAGDDSHITKASTTEAGDDSHITKASTTEAGNDSHITKASTTEAGDDSHITKASTTEAGDESAPTSASGNKVNGVKEASVVMTQASNCEVNDVRETSGTAQDYTNQSLRRRKVKKPKRSARRRDTVIPRRHAAPCTWTDAFVDVTAICAVVVSGVLAYYTCC
- the LOC127008871 gene encoding uncharacterized protein LOC127008871 isoform X47, with the translated sequence MGNKASHEKANVVVSLREDLCRLDTLRVSYRGGGCLRRRRQIASFTFPSTGWWSAEGIAACEAEGGLSVPLAALKKKDGSKTVQLRCSSGRRTLLKAAMTLGKFIDSLEFLHFSLHCDSRDSRVAYTSMRCNGHRCVEAARRTEANGVKDVSAPTKATTTPPDDAREITKASVIPAGDARPITKDSATEEGDARPITKDSATEEGDARPITKDSATQEGDARPITKDSATQEGDARPITKDSATEEGDARPITKDSATEEGDDSHITMASTTEAGGDSHITKASTTEAGDDSHITKASTTEAGDESAPTSASGNKVNGVKEASVVMTQASNCEVNDVRETSGTAQDYTNQSLRRRKVKKPKRSARRRDTVIPRRHAAPCTWTDAFVDVTAICAVVVSGVLAYYTCC
- the LOC127008871 gene encoding uncharacterized protein LOC127008871 isoform X49 — protein: MGNKASHEKANVVVSLREDLCRLDTLRVSYRGGGCLRRRRQIASFTFPSTGWWSAEGIAACEAEGGLSVPLAALKKKDGSKTVQLRCSSGRRTLLKAAMTLGKFIDSLEFLHFSLHCDSRDSRVAYTSMRCNGHRCVEAARRTEANGVKDVSAPTKATTTPPDDAREITKASVIPAGDARPITKDSATEEGDDSHITMASTTEAGDDSHITKASTTEAGGDSHITKASTTEAGDDSSITKASTTEAGDDSHITKASTTEAGDDSHITKASTTEAGNDSHITKASTTEAGDDSHITKASTTEAGDESAPTSASGNKVNGVKEASVVMTQASNCEVNDVRETSGTAQDYTNQSLRRRKVKKPKRSARRRDTVIPRRHAAPCTWTDAFVDVTAICAVVVSGVLAYYTCC
- the LOC127008871 gene encoding uncharacterized protein LOC127008871 isoform X24 — protein: MGNKASHEKANVVVSLREDLCRLDTLRVSYRGGGCLRRRRQIASFTFPSTGWWSAEGIAACEAEGGLSVPLAALKKKDGSKTVQLRCSSGRRTLLKAAMTLGKFIDSLEFLHFSLHCDSRDSRVAYTSMRCNGHRCVEAARRTEANGVKDVSAPTKATTTPPDDAREITKASVIPAGDARPITKDSATEEGDARPITKDSATEEGDARPITKDSATQEGDARPITKDSATQEGDARPITKDSATEEGDARPITKDSATEEGDDSHITMASTTEAGDDSHITKASTTEAGGDSHITKASTTEAGDDSSITKASTTEAGDDSHITKASTTEAGDDSHITKASTTEAGNDSHITKASTTEAGDDSHITKASTTEAGDESAPTSASGNKVNGVKEASVVMTQASNCEVNDVRETSGTAQDYTNQSLRRRKVKKPKRSARRRDTVIPRRHAAPCTWTDAFVDVTAICAVVVSGVLAYYTCC